The Gemmatimonadaceae bacterium genomic interval CGTCGAAACCGGGAGCGCACCGCGAATCAGATATGCCATCGAGAAGTTCTGCGGCCACTGCGCGCTCGGCATGTACATCTCACGCGGCGGATCGACGGCCTTCCCTTTCGCGTGCGTGTCGCCGACCACGCCGACGATCGTGCGCCACACCGGTCCGCTGTTGGTCGTCGACGCGCAGCTCGTGATCAGCTGCCCCACCGGGTCGGCGTCGCCGTACAGATCGTGCGCCAACCCACGCGTGACAATCGCGACGGGCGGCCCGTCGGCCACGTCCGTATTGTTGAAGGCGCGCCCTCGAATGACGGGCTCCCCAATCGCACCGAAGTACGCCGCATTGGCGCCGCGCATGTTCGCGCCGAAGGCGCCGTCGTCGTGGCCGTTGCTCCCCGGACGCATCGCGTTGCAGTTCCACTGCCAGCCGCGCTGCACCGGTGCGAGCGACGTGCGCCCCACCGACTTCACACCCGGAATCGCGGCGAGCGCTTCATCCAGCCTGAGAAAGCCCGCCTCGAGCGCTCCGGGCGCCGTGGCGTAGCGCCGCGGCGGGAGCATGATGTTGGTGATCAACAGATTGTCGGTGGCGAATCCGGGTTGAACGGCCTGCACAAGCATCGCGCTCCGAATCAGGAGCGCAGCGCCGACGAGCAGCACTTGCACGAGACACAGCTCGCCGACGACGAGCAACCCACGCACGCGATCGCGCGCCGACACCGACGCCTCGCGGCCGCCATCCCGCAGCGTTTGTTGAAGATCGGTTCGCGCGGCGCGGAGGGCGGGCAAAAGGCCGAAGAGCACCGCGCAGGCCACCGCCACGGCGAACGTGAACGCCACGACCGCCCCATTGAGCGTTGAATCGCGCAGTCGCGCCATCCCCGCGGGACTCGTGACCAGGAATCGAACGCCGCCCCATGCGACGGCCAGACCGAGAACACCTCCGGTGAGAGCGAGGATCAAGCTCTCGACGAGCAGTTGACCGACGATGCGGCCGCGTGAGGCGCCCAGCGCACCGCGAATCGCGATCTCGGCTCGCCGCGTCTTCGCCCGCGCGATCAGCAGGTTGGCGACGTTGGCGCAGGCGATGAGCAGCACGAGCATCACCGCGCCAAGCAGCGTAAGCAGGAGCGTGCGATTGACCGGTCCGACCATGTCGTCGGCGTAACGATGGACGTCGACGTCCTCGAACCCCGAGTTGGGATATTCTTTGGCCAGTCGCCGCTCGATCCCGGACAACTCGCTGCGCGCCTGGTCGATCGACACACCCGGCTTCACCAGCGCATGAACCGACAGCTCGTGATCGCTGTGGTCGTTCCAGCGTGCCGGCGGCACCTTCATCGGCACCCAGACCAGCTCCGCCGGCCATCCGATGGTGTGATCATACGGCGCGACGCCGACGACCGTGTAATCGGTCCCGTCCAGCGTGATCTGTTTGCCGAGGATCGACGAGTCACCGCCGAGTCGCGTGCGCCAGAAGCTCTCGGACACAACAGCCACCGGTGTCGCGCTCTGGCGCTCGTCGTCGGCGCTGTAGTAGCGGCCGAGCACCGGCGGGATGAACTCGACGTTCCAGAAGCTGCCCGTCGTCGACAGCGTCTTGACCGGCGCCGGATCGCCGCGGCCGGTCATCGTTCGATCGCCGCCGCCCCAGAACGCGCCAATGACGGCGAGCGAGTGCGCGTTGTCGCGCCACGTGGCGTAATTCCCGAAGGTCACGGAATTGACGTTCGCGCCAGTGCGTTCACCGACGGTGATGATGCGGTCGCTGTTCGCGAACGGCAGCGGCTTGAGCATCACGCTGTACACGACACTAAAAATCGCGCTGTTGGC includes:
- a CDS encoding ABC transporter permease, whose translation is MIPGDDRVPAWRRYARFLRGNPTRDVDEELDFHLQSTIEELIAAGMSRDAARDAAKRKFGDVDRIGETLYTLSRQREKTMQRTEWWQTIKQDVAFGVRQLRKAPGFTAAALATLALGIGANSAIFSVVYSVMLKPLPFANSDRIITVGERTGANVNSVTFGNYATWRDNAHSLAVIGAFWGGGDRTMTGRGDPAPVKTLSTTGSFWNVEFIPPVLGRYYSADDERQSATPVAVVSESFWRTRLGGDSSILGKQITLDGTDYTVVGVAPYDHTIGWPAELVWVPMKVPPARWNDHSDHELSVHALVKPGVSIDQARSELSGIERRLAKEYPNSGFEDVDVHRYADDMVGPVNRTLLLTLLGAVMLVLLIACANVANLLIARAKTRRAEIAIRGALGASRGRIVGQLLVESLILALTGGVLGLAVAWGGVRFLVTSPAGMARLRDSTLNGAVVAFTFAVAVACAVLFGLLPALRAARTDLQQTLRDGGREASVSARDRVRGLLVVGELCLVQVLLVGAALLIRSAMLVQAVQPGFATDNLLITNIMLPPRRYATAPGALEAGFLRLDEALAAIPGVKSVGRTSLAPVQRGWQWNCNAMRPGSNGHDDGAFGANMRGANAAYFGAIGEPVIRGRAFNNTDVADGPPVAIVTRGLAHDLYGDADPVGQLITSCASTTNSGPVWRTIVGVVGDTHAKGKAVDPPREMYMPSAQWPQNFSMAYLIRGALPVSTLLPSIRRAVATVDPDLALSGTTTMETAFSDLQAKPRFTMWLLILLGGTGLALAIVGVYGVIAYLVAQRTHEFGVRMALGAQGGALQWMVLREGIVLGVAGVAAGTVVASGLARFLAALMYGITTHDVKTYAIVAALLALVAAVASYVPARRATRIDPLEALRT